One stretch of Anolis carolinensis isolate JA03-04 chromosome 3, rAnoCar3.1.pri, whole genome shotgun sequence DNA includes these proteins:
- the LOC103278344 gene encoding uncharacterized protein LOC103278344 isoform X3, with translation MNSSLNVSRENSDLLLKDVHLESNDLLASPVHTQNVHDGTTTMENAHSYFGEEPLMGHSLVQIIDWDSQISQDQDSLKHSRCRFGGSADNILSLTLNQSILPLEWKVLRSSRSQDTLAQFSGIPQECTDGGYKPSMDDNQYTVDDIIGDDVVFSIFPQVLKHNQGSTYIADFKTVPSIQHFASPTPQNAKQSLNVSECIALQCPRTEKLLEAGIQVNQSQSSAVDQDSSFIDQAWISATSPKNLYNDTSPLADLEHHVNHHKTRDLLVQSKFQQKCPVENKWERTDMKNLQSKGQLLFKEQSLNLTDSSKQNSKAENVNKEESTDSLLISECNSPIILQQFIVNLKGQISNLHKANKTAVLQLAKANEEISQLKNEMALLKTEYLQQLANCTEENLMLKKKINRMHNCHGPVDTYEQALHEEICELRSESRRIREISHQLNEENHRLKEELWDKVLRNVSGIIPPLHP, from the exons ATGAATTCGTCATTAAATGTAAGCAGAGAAAATTCTGATCTTCTACTGAAGGATGTTCATCTAGAAAGTAATGACCTGTTGGCTTCTCCAGTACACACACAAAATGTCCATGATGGTACTACTACAATGGAAAATGCACATTCTTACTTTGGAGAAGAACCATTAATGGGACATTCACTTGTACAGATAATAGACTGGGATTCACAAATAAGCCAAGATCAAGACTCTTTGAAGCACTCAAGATGTCGTTTTGGAGGCTCTGCTGATAATATATTATCTTTAACTTTGAATCAATCAATTCTTCCTCTTGAGTGGAAAGTTTTGAGATCTAGCCGATCACAGGACACACTGGCACAATTTTCAGGTATCCCTCAAGAATGTACAGATGGAGGATATAAACCATCAATGGACGATAACCAATACACTGTAGATGATATAATTGGAGATGATGTTGTTTTCAGTATATTTCCCCAAGTTTTAAAGCATAATCAAGGTAGTACTTACATTGCAGATTTTAAAACAGTTCCCTCAATACAACACTTTGCATCACCAACACCCCAAAATGCAAAGCAATCTCTGAATGTTTCTGAGTGTATAGCACTGCAATGCCCAAGAACAGAAAAGTTGCTGGAAGCTGGAATACAAGTTAATCAATCACAGAGTTCAG CTGTTGATCAAGATTCAAGTTTTATTGATCAGGCTTGGATATCAGCTACTTCTCCTAAAAACTTATATAATGATACTTCACCATTAGCTGACTTGGAACATCATGTTAATCATCATAAG ACGAGAGACTTGCTTGTACAGTCTAAATTTCAGCAAAAATGTCCAGTTGAAAACAAATGGGAAAGGACAGACATGAAGAATCTTCAGAGCAAAGGCCAACTTCTCTTCAAGGAACAGAGTCTGAATCTTACTGACAGTAGCAAACAGAACAGCAAG GCTGAAAATGTTAACAAAGAAGAATCCACCGACAGTCTACTGATATCTGAATGCAATTCTCCTATCATCCTGCAGCAATTTATTG TGAATCTTAAAGGCCAGATCAGCAACCTTCACAAAGCCAACAAAACAGCTGTCTTACAGCTAGCAAAGGCAAATGAAGAAATTTCACAACTGAAGAATGAAATGGCTCTGTTAAAAACTGAATATTTACAACAATTAGCAAATTGCACTGAAGAAAATCTTATGTTGAAGAAAAAG ATCAACAGGATGCACAACTGCCATGGTCCAGTAGACACTTATGAGCAGGCCCTGCATGAAGAAATTTGTGAGCTGAGGAGTGAATCCAGGAGAATAAGGGAGATCAGTCATCAGCTGAATGAGGAAAACCACAGACTGAAAGAAGAACTATGGGAT
- the LOC103278344 gene encoding uncharacterized protein LOC103278344 isoform X5 — protein sequence MNSSLNVSRENSDLLLKDVHLESNDLLASPVHTQNVHDGTTTMENAHSYFGEEPLMGHSLVQIIDWDSQISQDQDSLKHSRCRFGGSADNILSLTLNQSILPLEWKVLRSSRSQDTLAQFSGIPQECTDGGYKPSMDDNQYTVDDIIGDDVVFSIFPQVLKHNQGSTYIADFKTVPSIQHFASPTPQNAKQSLNVSECIALQCPRTEKLLEAGIQVNQSQSSAVDQDSSFIDQAWISATSPKNLYNDTSPLADLEHHVNHHKTRDLLVQSKFQQKCPVENKWERTDMKNLQSKGQLLFKEQSLNLTDSSKQNSKAENVNKEESTDSLLISECNSPIILQQFIDQQDAQLPWSSRHL from the exons ATGAATTCGTCATTAAATGTAAGCAGAGAAAATTCTGATCTTCTACTGAAGGATGTTCATCTAGAAAGTAATGACCTGTTGGCTTCTCCAGTACACACACAAAATGTCCATGATGGTACTACTACAATGGAAAATGCACATTCTTACTTTGGAGAAGAACCATTAATGGGACATTCACTTGTACAGATAATAGACTGGGATTCACAAATAAGCCAAGATCAAGACTCTTTGAAGCACTCAAGATGTCGTTTTGGAGGCTCTGCTGATAATATATTATCTTTAACTTTGAATCAATCAATTCTTCCTCTTGAGTGGAAAGTTTTGAGATCTAGCCGATCACAGGACACACTGGCACAATTTTCAGGTATCCCTCAAGAATGTACAGATGGAGGATATAAACCATCAATGGACGATAACCAATACACTGTAGATGATATAATTGGAGATGATGTTGTTTTCAGTATATTTCCCCAAGTTTTAAAGCATAATCAAGGTAGTACTTACATTGCAGATTTTAAAACAGTTCCCTCAATACAACACTTTGCATCACCAACACCCCAAAATGCAAAGCAATCTCTGAATGTTTCTGAGTGTATAGCACTGCAATGCCCAAGAACAGAAAAGTTGCTGGAAGCTGGAATACAAGTTAATCAATCACAGAGTTCAG CTGTTGATCAAGATTCAAGTTTTATTGATCAGGCTTGGATATCAGCTACTTCTCCTAAAAACTTATATAATGATACTTCACCATTAGCTGACTTGGAACATCATGTTAATCATCATAAG ACGAGAGACTTGCTTGTACAGTCTAAATTTCAGCAAAAATGTCCAGTTGAAAACAAATGGGAAAGGACAGACATGAAGAATCTTCAGAGCAAAGGCCAACTTCTCTTCAAGGAACAGAGTCTGAATCTTACTGACAGTAGCAAACAGAACAGCAAG GCTGAAAATGTTAACAAAGAAGAATCCACCGACAGTCTACTGATATCTGAATGCAATTCTCCTATCATCCTGCAGCAATTTATTG ATCAACAGGATGCACAACTGCCATGGTCCAGTAGACACTTATGA